The DNA sequence AACGGGATCGCGTTGCTGACGAAGATCCGCCCGACGGTGCCCTGCGAGACCGGCTTTCCTTCGTCGTCAAGGATTTTGACGGTCGCACCCTTGACCACGGGGCCCACTGTGGACGGGTTGATGGCGAGATCTTGGGGCCGCGCGATGGTGGCGAAGGCGACCTCGGTGGATCCGTACAGGTTGTAGATCACCGGTCCCAGCGTGTCCAGCGCCCGGGCGGCCAGCTCGCCACCGAGTTGCGAACCGGACACGAAAACGATGCGCAGCGCGGACAAGTCGGGCTTGCCCTCGGCCTCATCGAGAGCGTTGAGCAGGCGATTAAGCATCACCGGCACCACCACGATGGCGGTGACCTTGAACTTCTCGATATCGGCAAGCACGTTCTCGGGCTTGAACTTCCGATGCAGGATCAACGTGCAACCCAGTGTCAGCGCCAGGCTCTGATGCAGATAGCCCAGCGCATGGAACATCGGGGCAGGCACCGACGTCACCTCGCCCGAACGGAAGGGCACATGCGAGAACATGCCGCCGACAGGCGCCAGGGTCAGCGCCAGCTTGCGCGGGGCGCCCTTCGGGGTTCCGGTGGTGCCGCTGGTGAGAATCACCAACGAGGAGTACTTCGACGGACGCGGCGCCGGCGTGGTGCTGTTGCGCTTGATCACCGACGCGATGGTCTCGTCGGTGGAGGCGGGCTGGTCCGGGTTCTCGGGGTTGGTGGGCAGCGCCATGATCCGACCCAGCTCGGGGCGGTAACCGTCCAGGAACTCGGCGTACTCGGCGTCGTAGATCAGGACGCGGGCACCTTCACGCTCAGCGACCTCCTTGGTCTGCGGTCCCGAGAAGTCGGTGTTGAGCAGGATCACGCGGGCGCCGGCACGATGTGCGGCGTAGTTGGCAATGATGAACCAACGGTGGTTACGCGCCAGGATCGCGACGCCGTCGCCGCCCTTGATACCGAGACGACTCAGGCCGTGAGCCAGGGCGTTCACCGCGTCGTTCAGCTCTGCGTAGGTGATCGAACCCTCGTCATCGATGATCGCAGTCCGCGACGGGCTGCGATGGGCGCCGAACGCCGGTACCGCACCGATCTCGCCGAACCGGTAGAAGTCGCGGACGATCCCTGCCAGCACGTTCGGCGGGTCCAGTTTGAGCATGCCCGCCTCGATGACCTTGCGGAGATAATGCAGCTCAGCGCCACCGCGCTTCGCAAGAGTCTGAAGTTTCGAGAAGAGCGGCCGTTCGGCGGTGATCGACATGATCGACAGCCTATGTGACCTCCCTCTCAGCAGCACAGCCAACCGGTCGGTCGGGGGCACGTCACCAAGTACCCCCGGGAAAGTCGGTCTGCAGCCCTACGATGACGCCATGGCAGACGTCGTGCTGCAGGTCGCGGGGCGCGAGGTCACCATCACGCACCCCGACAAGGTGATATTTCCCAGCGGGGAAAACACCGCGGCCATCACCAAGGGTGACCTGGTCCACTACTACCTCGATGTCGCCGACGGGGCGTTGCGTGGAGTACGTGACCGGCCGATGATCCTGAAGCGATTCGTCAAGGGCATCTCGCAGGAGGCGGTGTTCCAAAAGCGCGTGCCGGAGAAGCGGCCGGACTGGATCGCCTCCGCCGAGTTGCACTACGCACGCGGCACCTCCGCCCGGGAAGCCGTCGTCACCGACGCGGCTTCGCTGGCCTGGGTGGTCAACCTGGGGTGTGTCGATCTCAATCCGCACCCGGTGCGCGCCGACGATCTGGACCATCCCGATGAGCTGCGCATCGACCTCGACCCCGTTCCGGGGGTGCCGTGGAGCCAGATCCTCGATGTCGCGTTTGTCGTGCGCGGGGTTCTGGAGGATCACGGTCTGACCGCGTGGCCCAAGACGTCTGGGTCGCGCGGCTTTCATATCTACGCGCCGGTCGCCCCGCGATGGACATTCCGGGAGCTACGGCTGGCCGCCGAGACGGTGGCCCGTGAGGTGGAACGCCGTGCCCCGGAGCTGGCGACCAGCCGGTGGTGGAAGGAGGAGCGTCACGGGGTGTTCGTCGATTTCAACCAGAACGCGAAGGATCGCACGGTGGCCTCCGCCTATTCGGTGCGTGCCGTCCCGGACGCCAGGGTGTCGACGCCGCTGCGGTGGGACGAGGTGGCGGGCTGCCGCCCTGCGGAATTCACGCTGACCACGGTGCGGGAGCGATTCGCCGATATCGGCGATCCGTGGCAAGGCATGGAAGGCGCCACCGGCACGCTGGATCAGCTGCTGGAACTGGCAGCAGAGCTCGGACCCGCCGAAAAGGCGCCCAAGGGCACTTCCCGCGACGGACGGCGGCAGTCGATGATGCCGTTGATTGAGATCGCGCGGACGAAGACCAAGCCGGAAGCCGAAGCAGCCTTGACCGAGTGGCACGACAAGTATCCCGATGTCTCGAAACTCCTTGAACCGCAGGATGTTCTCGTGGACGGCATGCGTGGCCCGAGCTCGGTCTGGTACCGGGTGCGGGTCAACCTCGTACACGTACCGGAGCCGGAGCGCCCGCCACAGGAAGAGCTGATTGCCGACTACTCGCCCTGGGGCTAGCCCTGTGGTGCCGGTAACGCGGCCAGCGAGGCAACACCCACCGCGACGGCCGATAACGCCACCGCGGTGCCGAGAGTGGACGTGAGCGTACTGATTTCGCCGCGGCGCCCAGCCGAGACCAACACTGCCGCGTCAACCGCATCGGTCAGTACGTTCAGCTTCAAGAACGTGCCGGGGGCGCTGAATGCCCCCAGGCGCGACAGACCAAGAGCCAGCAGCGCGTTGCGGATGCCGAACATACGACCCATGGGTACCGCGGCCGTCCCAGCGACCTCCATCCGGAAAACACGCCCGAATACGTTCGGAGTCAGCAGGCTGCCCGAGGCGACGAGTGTGCGCCCCAGGATGAGAAGTTTCAAGGGACGTGAACGGTCGGCCGCTCGTGCTGGCATGGAATCCTCCTCGTTGAGTTCTGCCGATAAGACGCTGTAGTACAAGAGAATCGACACATCGGCAGATGTATACCGATTGGTATACTAGGCGGCATCGCGGGCGCCCGCAAGATGCCCTCGGGCGCCACTACCAGCGATGGTCGCGCCCCTGCCCGCGGTACCAGTCGACAAGATCCGGATTATCGATCGACCGCGGATCCAAGGACACATCCGCGCGTCCGGCCAGCACGCCGCAGATGGGGACCTCGAGCTTCTTGCCGGTACGGGTGTGCGGAATTCCGGGCGCCTCGATCACTTCGTCGGGAACGTGTCGGGGCGACAAGCGGGCACGGATCTCCCGCGCGATGCGCGCGCCCAGATCC is a window from the Mycobacteroides salmoniphilum genome containing:
- the fadD2 gene encoding long-chain-fatty-acid--CoA ligase FadD2; the protein is MSITAERPLFSKLQTLAKRGGAELHYLRKVIEAGMLKLDPPNVLAGIVRDFYRFGEIGAVPAFGAHRSPSRTAIIDDEGSITYAELNDAVNALAHGLSRLGIKGGDGVAILARNHRWFIIANYAAHRAGARVILLNTDFSGPQTKEVAEREGARVLIYDAEYAEFLDGYRPELGRIMALPTNPENPDQPASTDETIASVIKRNSTTPAPRPSKYSSLVILTSGTTGTPKGAPRKLALTLAPVGGMFSHVPFRSGEVTSVPAPMFHALGYLHQSLALTLGCTLILHRKFKPENVLADIEKFKVTAIVVVPVMLNRLLNALDEAEGKPDLSALRIVFVSGSQLGGELAARALDTLGPVIYNLYGSTEVAFATIARPQDLAINPSTVGPVVKGATVKILDDEGKPVSQGTVGRIFVSNAIPFDGYTGGGHKQIIDGLMSSGDVGYFDEHGLLYVSGRDDEMIVSGGENVFPAEVEDLISGHPDVIEATALGVDDPDWGARLRAFVVRHPESTVDADSIRAYVRDNLARYKVPRDVVFLDILPRNPSGKILKRQLRDLEV
- the ligD gene encoding non-homologous end-joining DNA ligase; the protein is MLQVAGREVTITHPDKVIFPSGENTAAITKGDLVHYYLDVADGALRGVRDRPMILKRFVKGISQEAVFQKRVPEKRPDWIASAELHYARGTSAREAVVTDAASLAWVVNLGCVDLNPHPVRADDLDHPDELRIDLDPVPGVPWSQILDVAFVVRGVLEDHGLTAWPKTSGSRGFHIYAPVAPRWTFRELRLAAETVAREVERRAPELATSRWWKEERHGVFVDFNQNAKDRTVASAYSVRAVPDARVSTPLRWDEVAGCRPAEFTLTTVRERFADIGDPWQGMEGATGTLDQLLELAAELGPAEKAPKGTSRDGRRQSMMPLIEIARTKTKPEAEAALTEWHDKYPDVSKLLEPQDVLVDGMRGPSSVWYRVRVNLVHVPEPERPPQEELIADYSPWG